The following proteins are co-located in the Acinetobacter sp. NCu2D-2 genome:
- a CDS encoding energy transducer TonB — protein sequence MQQLLQPQPEYHLPSLKDAVNPKLLHQHYEVTWIAEPKVDLTSKEYAQVKPKVKVKMTVIAIKGYIGKVDLLESSGLKSVDEKIKKAVLISSVQPLKGFDPNVVYELEHVIDLK from the coding sequence ATGCAACAACTTCTTCAGCCACAGCCTGAATATCATCTGCCATCTCTTAAAGATGCAGTGAATCCAAAACTATTGCATCAACATTATGAAGTGACTTGGATTGCTGAACCGAAAGTAGATTTAACTTCGAAAGAATATGCCCAAGTTAAGCCGAAGGTTAAAGTCAAAATGACCGTGATTGCCATAAAAGGTTATATTGGTAAGGTTGATCTTTTAGAGTCTTCGGGATTAAAGTCCGTGGATGAGAAAATTAAAAAAGCGGTCTTGATTTCAAGTGTGCAGCCGCTAAAAGGATTTGATCCAAATGTCGTCTATGAACTTGAACATGTGATTGATTTGAAATAA
- a CDS encoding glutathione peroxidase has translation MTNIYQFEAELLDGKNKQFADYQGKVLLIVNTASKCGFTPQFAGLEKLYQKYKDRGLEVLGFPCNQFGGQDPGSNEQIGAYCQKNYGVTFPMFSKVDVKGPEAHAVFRYLTNNSKGILGNGIKWNFTKFLIGKDGKVLNRFAPTTKPEALEAEIEKLL, from the coding sequence ATGACCAACATATATCAGTTTGAGGCTGAATTGTTAGATGGAAAAAACAAGCAATTTGCAGATTACCAAGGAAAGGTATTATTAATTGTTAACACCGCAAGTAAATGTGGTTTTACCCCGCAATTTGCAGGTCTAGAAAAGCTCTACCAAAAATATAAGGATCGCGGGCTAGAAGTACTCGGTTTTCCCTGTAATCAGTTTGGTGGGCAAGACCCAGGTTCAAATGAACAAATCGGTGCTTACTGCCAAAAGAACTATGGTGTGACATTCCCGATGTTCTCGAAAGTTGATGTAAAAGGTCCTGAGGCACATGCAGTGTTTCGTTATTTGACCAATAACTCAAAAGGGATATTAGGTAATGGCATCAAATGGAACTTTACTAAGTTCTTAATTGGTAAGGATGGTAAGGTTTTGAACCGTTTCGCGCCAACCACGAAACCAGAAGCACTTGAAGCGGAAATCGAAAAGCTGCTTTAA
- the msrB gene encoding peptide-methionine (R)-S-oxide reductase MsrB, producing MGKLNKSEREWQRELSPEEFRITRQKGTEPAFTGKYWNTKQDGTYVCRCCGEPLFSSETKYDSGCGWPSFYKALNNSAIEEHTDTTHGMVRTEIVCHHCDAHLGHVFPDGPQPTGLRYCVNSASLELKTQEKNDEETYP from the coding sequence ATGGGTAAACTCAATAAATCAGAACGAGAATGGCAAAGAGAGTTATCACCTGAAGAGTTCCGTATTACACGTCAAAAAGGAACTGAACCTGCTTTCACAGGGAAATACTGGAACACAAAACAAGATGGGACTTACGTTTGCCGTTGTTGTGGCGAACCGTTATTTAGTTCAGAAACCAAATACGACAGTGGCTGCGGTTGGCCAAGTTTTTATAAAGCGCTAAATAATTCAGCTATTGAAGAACATACTGATACGACACACGGTATGGTCAGAACTGAAATTGTTTGCCATCATTGTGATGCACACTTGGGGCATGTATTCCCAGATGGTCCACAACCGACTGGTCTGCGCTATTGTGTCAACTCAGCGTCTTTAGAATTAAAAACACAAGAAAAAAATGATGAGGAAACCTATCCATGA
- a CDS encoding pyridoxal phosphate-dependent aminotransferase yields MSQKKSVIFKNLLPVIKKYQQAGFTHEKIVALLRDEHNLDLVTTETFKSYLYRYAKVTSTPSENINMPNPVQTPREIKKSSKLEHVCYDIRGPVLRAANEMEEAGHKIIKLNIGNPAPFGFEAPQEIINDVALNLPNAIGYTDSKGIFPARKAICQYYQQKGILNMHVNDVYVGNGVSELIVMAMQGLLDDGDEMLIPMPDYPLWTAAVNLSGGTAVHYRCDDENSWYPDIADMESKITANTRGIVIINPNNPTGSVYPRHVLQQIVDLAKKYDLILFADEIYDKIVYDGIEHVSVASLAGNQLCVSFNGLSKAYRIAGYRSGWMAITGDKSRALDYIEGLDMLASMRLCANHQAQYAIQTALGGYQSINDLIRPGGRLYEQRNIAWEMLNEIPGVSCVKPEGAMYCFPKLDPNVYPIENDEKLMLDLLRAEKVLLVQGTGFNWPTPDHFRVVFLPAENELREALTRLGRFLAKMR; encoded by the coding sequence ATGTCGCAAAAAAAGAGCGTAATTTTTAAAAATCTGCTGCCCGTGATCAAAAAATATCAACAGGCAGGATTTACGCATGAAAAAATTGTTGCCTTACTTCGAGATGAACACAATCTTGATCTTGTAACGACAGAGACATTTAAAAGCTATTTATATCGTTATGCAAAAGTGACCTCCACTCCGTCTGAGAACATCAACATGCCAAACCCAGTTCAAACTCCTCGCGAAATCAAAAAATCGTCTAAGCTCGAGCACGTATGCTACGACATTCGCGGACCTGTGTTACGAGCGGCCAATGAGATGGAAGAAGCGGGTCACAAAATTATTAAACTAAACATTGGTAACCCTGCACCGTTTGGTTTTGAAGCACCACAAGAAATTATCAATGACGTGGCATTAAACCTTCCAAATGCCATTGGTTATACAGATTCAAAAGGGATCTTCCCTGCGCGTAAAGCAATTTGCCAGTATTACCAGCAAAAAGGTATTCTCAATATGCATGTTAACGACGTGTATGTTGGTAATGGCGTATCTGAGCTGATTGTAATGGCTATGCAAGGTCTGTTGGATGACGGCGATGAAATGCTCATTCCAATGCCTGACTATCCACTATGGACTGCTGCAGTGAATTTGTCTGGTGGTACAGCGGTTCATTATCGTTGCGATGATGAAAATTCGTGGTATCCAGATATTGCGGACATGGAAAGTAAAATCACAGCGAACACTCGTGGTATTGTGATTATTAACCCAAACAACCCGACAGGTTCGGTTTATCCACGTCATGTCTTACAGCAAATTGTAGACCTTGCGAAAAAATATGATTTGATTTTATTCGCAGACGAAATTTACGACAAAATCGTCTATGACGGTATTGAACACGTATCAGTTGCTTCTCTAGCAGGTAATCAGCTTTGTGTGTCATTTAATGGTTTGTCTAAAGCTTATCGTATTGCAGGTTACCGTTCAGGTTGGATGGCAATCACAGGTGATAAGTCACGTGCGCTCGACTACATTGAAGGTTTAGACATGTTGGCATCTATGCGTCTATGTGCCAACCATCAAGCTCAATATGCGATTCAAACAGCACTTGGTGGCTATCAATCCATTAATGATTTGATTCGCCCAGGCGGTCGTTTATATGAACAACGCAATATTGCATGGGAAATGCTCAATGAAATCCCAGGTGTATCTTGTGTAAAACCTGAAGGTGCAATGTACTGCTTCCCTAAACTTGATCCGAATGTATATCCAATCGAAAATGATGAAAAACTCATGCTTGATTTGCTACGTGCTGAGAAAGTTTTATTGGTTCAAGGAACAGGCTTTAATTGGCCAACACCAGATCATTTCCGTGTTGTTTTCTTACCTGCTGAAAATGAGTTACGTGAAGCATTAACACGTTTAGGTCGTTTCCTTGCAAAAATGCGTTAA
- a CDS encoding M23 family metallopeptidase, translating into MHFYKRFKILTIISLGLILSACQPPPSGEAVGWKSAYLYWQLKRQDLNAPLTLPVEGVKTLQLNDTWGAARSQGRKHEGIDIFASRGTAVVSATQGIVRKIGTNNLGGKIIWVTGPNLSQHYYAHLDDYAEHIQEGDWVEAGETLAYVGNTGNAKTTPPHLHYGIYLNGQGAVNPYPYLKPKQ; encoded by the coding sequence ATGCATTTTTATAAAAGATTTAAAATCCTGACCATTATAAGCCTTGGCTTGATATTGAGTGCTTGTCAGCCACCTCCGTCAGGAGAAGCGGTCGGTTGGAAAAGTGCATATTTATATTGGCAGTTAAAACGGCAAGATTTGAATGCGCCACTGACGTTGCCTGTGGAAGGTGTAAAGACATTGCAACTCAATGACACTTGGGGTGCAGCGCGTAGCCAAGGTCGCAAGCATGAAGGAATTGATATTTTTGCTTCGCGTGGTACAGCGGTTGTAAGTGCAACGCAGGGCATCGTGAGGAAAATCGGTACAAATAATTTAGGAGGTAAAATTATTTGGGTGACGGGACCGAATTTAAGTCAGCATTATTATGCGCATTTGGATGATTATGCTGAACATATCCAAGAAGGTGATTGGGTGGAAGCGGGTGAAACGCTGGCTTATGTTGGTAATACGGGTAATGCCAAAACCACACCACCGCATTTACATTATGGGATTTATCTTAATGGTCAAGGGGCGGTGAATCCTTATCCCTATCTCAAGCCCAAACAATAA
- a CDS encoding pseudouridine synthase, with protein sequence MKIVILNKPYDVLSQFRKDEAHMTMSDFVDDPSLRLAGRLDMDSEGLVFLTDHGGLNQFITNPANKKFKTYLVQVEGDITDEALAQLTKGVELKDGMTLPARAYKVEEPSWLWDRDPPVRFRASVPTSWVEISICEGRNRQVRRMTAAVGFPTLRLIRTKIGSIDLVQLGLQPGETKEIEPLLYPDFKDVPAEEPYRSRSYVKKPGGTGGKPLNKKVNKDGTKKKSGTPRIWQMDESERPRRKTNGTTRPNNKAPRGRGRGRG encoded by the coding sequence ATGAAAATCGTCATTCTAAATAAACCTTATGACGTCCTCTCCCAGTTTCGTAAAGACGAAGCCCATATGACGATGTCTGATTTCGTAGATGATCCTAGCTTACGTTTGGCTGGTCGTCTGGATATGGACTCAGAAGGTTTGGTCTTTTTAACCGATCACGGTGGTTTAAACCAATTTATTACCAATCCTGCAAATAAAAAATTCAAAACTTATTTGGTACAAGTTGAAGGTGATATTACTGACGAAGCTTTGGCTCAATTAACCAAAGGCGTTGAACTAAAAGATGGTATGACTTTACCTGCACGCGCTTACAAAGTTGAAGAACCAAGCTGGTTATGGGATCGTGATCCTCCTGTACGTTTCCGTGCTTCTGTACCGACATCTTGGGTTGAAATTTCAATTTGTGAAGGTCGTAACCGTCAAGTACGTCGTATGACTGCAGCTGTTGGTTTCCCGACTTTACGTTTAATCCGTACCAAAATTGGCTCTATTGACCTTGTTCAATTGGGCTTACAACCGGGTGAAACCAAAGAGATTGAACCTTTACTTTACCCAGATTTTAAAGATGTACCTGCTGAAGAACCTTATCGTTCACGTTCTTACGTGAAAAAACCGGGTGGTACAGGTGGTAAACCACTCAATAAAAAAGTGAACAAAGACGGTACTAAGAAAAAATCTGGTACGCCTCGTATTTGGCAAATGGATGAAAGTGAACGTCCACGTCGTAAGACCAACGGCACAACACGTCCAAACAATAAGGCACCACGTGGTCGTGGCCGCGGTCGTGGTTAA
- the uraH gene encoding hydroxyisourate hydrolase: MRYALSFLTASLLPTLSFASNNPLSVHVLNQTQGLPSSNMLVVLEAQQGDSWIKLNEAKTNKDGRITEFYPKDKPLKKGIYKVTFKTGDWFKANNQRSFFPEVPVVFVIDGRLDHYHIPLLLSPYGYSTYRGN; encoded by the coding sequence ATGCGTTATGCACTATCTTTTCTCACTGCTTCTTTGCTCCCGACTCTTTCCTTTGCTTCAAATAATCCATTGAGTGTGCATGTATTGAATCAAACTCAGGGACTGCCATCTAGCAATATGCTTGTAGTTTTAGAAGCACAGCAAGGCGATAGCTGGATAAAGTTAAATGAAGCGAAAACCAATAAAGATGGACGTATTACTGAGTTTTATCCGAAAGATAAACCTTTAAAGAAAGGAATTTATAAAGTGACGTTTAAAACTGGCGATTGGTTTAAAGCGAATAATCAGCGATCTTTCTTTCCAGAAGTGCCTGTAGTTTTTGTCATTGATGGGCGTCTAGATCACTATCATATTCCGTTATTGTTAAGTCCTTATGGGTATTCAACTTATCGAGGGAATTAA
- the ltrA gene encoding group II intron reverse transcriptase/maturase, giving the protein MNAAVSACAPSSTSWDSIDWIAVQRHVRGLQARIVKAVQDGRHNKAKALQWLLTHSFSGKALAVKRVSENKGKNTAGVDKVTWNTPKAKTGAMMSLKRRGYTPLPLRRVLIPKKNGKMRPLGIPTMKCRAMQALHLLALEPIAETIADRNSYGFRPQRSTADAAAQCFGVLSRKVSAEWVLEGDIQGCFDNISHDWMIANLPMDKVILRKWLKAGYVYQSKLFPSLSGTPQGGIISPVLANMTLDGLETMLAKRFSNAKWTGKKLQLVRYADDFIITGYSKEWLENEVRPAVVEFLAQRGLVLSQEKTKITHIGNGFDFLGWNVRKYNGKLLIKPSKANISAHLDKLRALINANKATRQATLIGLLNPTLRGWANYHSHVVAKKVFNQVDNAVWEMLWRWAVRRHPRKTLRWVKDRYFKVQGARRWVFSCDEQSADGRKRQYTLVSASDTPIVRHIKIKAAANPHDPAWDEYFESRWGKRMLVSAKGRAKLYRVWLKQGGRCCACLKPVTKDTPWHSRHIVKLSHGGTDAVANLEIYHLYCPRNVQFANVNDV; this is encoded by the coding sequence ATGAATGCAGCAGTATCAGCGTGTGCACCTTCCAGCACATCGTGGGACAGCATCGATTGGATTGCTGTACAGCGTCATGTCAGAGGGCTGCAAGCGCGTATTGTGAAGGCGGTACAAGACGGCAGGCATAACAAGGCGAAAGCTTTGCAATGGCTGCTGACTCACTCGTTTAGTGGCAAAGCATTGGCCGTCAAACGAGTGTCTGAAAACAAAGGCAAAAACACGGCTGGGGTCGACAAGGTGACTTGGAATACACCCAAGGCCAAGACCGGTGCGATGATGTCGTTGAAGAGGCGAGGTTACACGCCCCTTCCGCTTCGGAGAGTCCTTATTCCGAAGAAAAATGGCAAGATGAGACCTCTCGGGATACCCACGATGAAATGCCGGGCCATGCAGGCGCTCCATCTGCTGGCTTTGGAACCCATCGCGGAGACCATCGCTGATCGGAACTCTTATGGGTTCAGACCGCAACGCTCAACCGCGGATGCTGCAGCACAGTGCTTTGGTGTGCTGTCAAGAAAAGTAAGTGCGGAGTGGGTGCTAGAGGGTGACATTCAAGGCTGTTTCGACAATATCAGCCATGACTGGATGATCGCCAACCTCCCAATGGACAAGGTGATTCTACGGAAATGGCTCAAAGCCGGTTACGTCTACCAAAGCAAGCTGTTTCCCAGTCTTTCCGGAACACCGCAAGGAGGTATTATCTCCCCGGTGCTGGCCAACATGACCTTGGACGGACTGGAAACGATGCTGGCTAAGAGGTTCTCTAACGCCAAATGGACAGGCAAAAAGCTGCAACTGGTACGGTATGCGGATGATTTCATCATCACGGGGTATTCTAAAGAGTGGCTCGAAAATGAAGTTCGTCCTGCCGTGGTTGAATTTCTGGCGCAGCGCGGTCTCGTGCTCTCTCAGGAAAAGACCAAAATCACGCACATAGGGAACGGGTTCGATTTTCTTGGCTGGAACGTACGTAAGTACAACGGCAAGCTACTGATCAAGCCGTCAAAGGCAAACATCAGCGCTCACCTTGACAAGCTGCGAGCATTAATCAATGCAAACAAAGCGACACGACAGGCCACTTTGATCGGTTTGCTCAACCCGACTCTAAGGGGTTGGGCCAACTATCATAGTCATGTCGTTGCCAAGAAGGTTTTCAACCAGGTAGACAACGCAGTGTGGGAAATGCTCTGGCGATGGGCTGTACGTCGCCACCCTCGCAAGACACTCCGATGGGTCAAAGATCGGTATTTCAAAGTACAAGGAGCGCGTCGATGGGTGTTCTCATGTGATGAACAGTCCGCCGATGGTCGGAAGCGACAATACACATTAGTGTCTGCCTCGGACACGCCAATTGTGCGACATATCAAGATCAAGGCTGCTGCTAACCCTCATGACCCCGCATGGGATGAGTACTTCGAATCCCGATGGGGTAAAAGAATGCTGGTCTCCGCAAAGGGGCGAGCCAAGCTGTATCGGGTGTGGCTAAAACAAGGTGGTCGCTGCTGCGCCTGTCTTAAACCAGTCACCAAAGATACACCATGGCACAGCCGTCATATTGTGAAGCTAAGTCATGGTGGAACGGATGCAGTTGCTAATCTTGAGATTTACCATCTGTATTGTCCGAGGAATGTTCAGTTTGCCAATGTCAACGATGTATAA
- a CDS encoding transposase, which yields MLFNFNISRLDQRLVKRYNNLVQLNMNPLASLAPAIKDIASAQKNSFATTQAVWRFLNNDKISFKQLNEPIQKLACDQIKTSLHRYALVIHDWSQIQYVTHRNKTQKLQRTHQYDSGYELQTSLLVDAASGLPVAPLAQTLSSASGCYSTFNEQQTERKTHLDSLSEQIQKVEQFPLDKTCVHIIDREGDSIAHLRELSSHGFQWLIRAKEGNRIEHQGEICKVGEVAERIEIQQVKPISYKGNQHMLYVGETNVRLTRAAKSNKKDCLGQRVTPQKGAAIEARLIIAVVKDINEKTVARWSLISNVPTEITAVELTTWYYWRWSIECYFKLLKQAGHDIESWLQTTPEAILRRLLISCMACVLTWRVQRCTDEQNQKVRAFLTRLSGRQQKRGKVESAPAILAGLSILLNTLQLLSEYSIDELNEIATIALGT from the coding sequence ATGCTCTTCAATTTTAACATCTCTCGCTTAGATCAGCGCCTTGTCAAACGTTACAACAACCTTGTTCAACTCAATATGAATCCTCTTGCTTCACTTGCTCCTGCAATCAAAGATATTGCCTCTGCTCAAAAAAATAGTTTCGCAACGACGCAAGCTGTATGGCGGTTTTTAAATAATGATAAAATCTCATTTAAACAATTAAATGAACCTATTCAAAAACTTGCTTGTGATCAGATTAAGACATCGCTGCATCGTTATGCTTTAGTTATTCATGATTGGTCACAAATCCAATATGTGACACATCGTAATAAAACCCAAAAACTCCAAAGGACACATCAGTACGACTCAGGCTATGAATTACAAACGAGCTTACTTGTTGATGCTGCTTCTGGACTTCCTGTTGCTCCATTAGCTCAGACCCTTTCTAGTGCTTCAGGTTGCTATTCGACATTCAATGAGCAACAGACCGAACGTAAAACCCATTTAGACTCCCTTTCTGAACAAATTCAAAAAGTTGAACAGTTTCCTCTTGATAAAACCTGCGTACATATTATTGATCGTGAAGGAGATTCCATTGCTCATCTCAGGGAATTAAGCAGTCATGGTTTTCAATGGCTTATTCGAGCAAAGGAAGGAAATCGGATTGAGCATCAGGGTGAAATATGTAAAGTTGGAGAAGTTGCTGAACGTATCGAAATACAGCAAGTGAAACCCATTTCTTATAAGGGTAATCAACATATGCTTTATGTTGGAGAAACCAATGTTCGGCTTACCCGTGCTGCAAAATCAAATAAAAAAGATTGTTTAGGTCAAAGAGTTACTCCTCAGAAAGGTGCTGCAATTGAGGCTAGACTGATTATTGCGGTGGTTAAAGATATTAATGAAAAGACAGTTGCAAGATGGTCATTGATCAGTAATGTACCAACTGAGATTACCGCAGTAGAACTGACGACTTGGTATTACTGGCGTTGGTCAATCGAATGTTATTTCAAACTTCTCAAGCAAGCAGGCCATGATATTGAGTCATGGCTTCAGACTACGCCAGAAGCGATTTTAAGGCGTTTGCTAATCAGTTGTATGGCTTGTGTGTTGACGTGGAGAGTACAGCGCTGTACAGATGAACAAAATCAGAAAGTCCGTGCATTTTTGACTAGACTTTCAGGTAGACAACAGAAAAGAGGCAAGGTAGAGAGTGCGCCTGCCATATTGGCAGGACTCTCGATTTTACTAAATACTCTTCAACTGCTCTCAGAATATTCAATAGATGAACTGAATGAAATCGCAACTATTGCACTAGGTACCTAA
- the tnpB gene encoding IS66 family insertion sequence element accessory protein TnpB (TnpB, as the term is used for proteins encoded by IS66 family insertion elements, is considered an accessory protein, since TnpC, encoded by a neighboring gene, is a DDE family transposase.), translating into MIRIDEIWLSTQPMDMRAGMDTTMAQVVRAFGYIKPHCAYLFCNKRGHRMKVLVHDGLGIWLCARRLEQGKFHWAQVHQGETVALSPEQLQALIQGLPWQRIGRQQVVTML; encoded by the coding sequence ATGATCCGCATTGATGAAATCTGGTTGTCTACTCAGCCCATGGACATGCGTGCAGGTATGGATACGACCATGGCTCAGGTGGTGAGAGCCTTTGGCTACATCAAACCGCATTGTGCTTACCTGTTCTGTAATAAACGTGGCCATCGCATGAAAGTACTGGTACATGATGGATTGGGCATCTGGCTGTGTGCCCGGCGGCTGGAACAGGGCAAATTTCACTGGGCTCAAGTTCACCAAGGTGAAACCGTGGCCCTCAGCCCGGAACAGTTACAGGCACTGATCCAAGGTTTGCCCTGGCAGCGCATTGGACGACAGCAGGTGGTGACGATGCTTTAA
- a CDS encoding IS66 family insertion sequence element accessory protein TnpB, with the protein MNTNLVSKWIRLIDGKPGNDRSPLPNKPAFIALSCSAPLDPTPTDMLTVQITLPHSKVEIGLKWQVSEISALAELLKALAT; encoded by the coding sequence TTGAATACAAATCTTGTATCCAAATGGATTCGCTTAATTGATGGTAAGCCAGGGAATGATCGCTCACCACTACCGAATAAACCTGCATTTATTGCCTTATCTTGCTCTGCACCATTAGATCCTACTCCTACTGACATGTTAACGGTTCAAATTACTTTACCCCACTCAAAAGTAGAAATTGGCTTGAAATGGCAAGTATCAGAAATATCTGCTTTAGCAGAATTACTCAAGGCACTTGCAACATGA
- the tnpC gene encoding IS66 family transposase, with product MNTLPDLSQLTHEQLLEFTRQLALQHQSLAQSNQELDAKVQHLSVLTQKYEHELALFKKHKFSSKNEHLTAKQIHLWDEAVEEDIAAVDQELERLNADKTDAATHKATVNKPKRRLLPDHLHTIRIEHEPASTQCSCGCQLRRIGEDVSEKLHFRPAQFYKEQHVRGKWVCDQCDTLTQQAMPAYVIDKGIASPELLSHVLVSKYADHLPLYRQRQIFLRAGVDLSRSTLSDWIGRCGVELEPLANALKQVVLQQQVIHADETPVTVMQMGENEKKPKKGYVWAYASTQYNPVQAVIYDFQDSRSGQHAEDFLKGWQGHLVCDDYSGYKARFRSGQVIEVGCMAHARRKFHELHVTKKSQVAEQALVLIQKLYAIEAELRKKTDGTAEARCEYRQQHSQPVMQQLYEWLNQHQLTVPSSSPTARAINYSLKRWPALSRYLDDGNLPIDNNWAENSMRPWALGRKNWLFAGSLRSGQRAANIMTLIQSAKLNGLDPYAYLSDVLKRLPTHKATQIEELLPHRWKSNSN from the coding sequence ATGAATACGCTGCCTGACTTAAGCCAACTGACCCATGAACAACTACTGGAATTCACCAGACAGTTGGCTCTGCAGCATCAGTCTCTGGCGCAATCAAATCAAGAATTGGATGCCAAAGTTCAACACCTCTCTGTTCTCACTCAAAAATACGAGCATGAACTGGCGCTGTTTAAAAAGCATAAATTCAGCAGTAAAAACGAACATCTCACAGCAAAACAAATCCATCTATGGGACGAAGCGGTCGAAGAAGATATCGCAGCCGTTGATCAGGAATTAGAACGATTAAATGCAGATAAAACCGATGCAGCGACACACAAAGCCACAGTCAACAAACCTAAACGTCGACTGCTGCCGGATCATCTACACACCATCCGTATTGAGCATGAACCTGCATCAACCCAATGCAGTTGTGGCTGCCAGTTACGTCGTATCGGCGAAGATGTCAGTGAAAAACTGCATTTCAGACCGGCACAGTTCTATAAGGAACAGCATGTGCGTGGCAAATGGGTCTGTGATCAGTGTGACACCCTGACTCAGCAAGCGATGCCCGCCTATGTGATTGATAAAGGCATTGCTTCACCTGAATTGCTTAGCCATGTGCTGGTGTCAAAGTATGCCGATCATTTGCCTTTGTACCGTCAACGTCAAATCTTTCTACGCGCAGGTGTTGATCTGTCTAGATCAACGTTATCTGACTGGATTGGCCGCTGTGGGGTGGAACTGGAACCTCTGGCCAATGCCTTAAAACAGGTGGTACTGCAACAGCAGGTGATCCATGCAGATGAAACACCGGTGACGGTCATGCAGATGGGTGAAAATGAGAAAAAGCCCAAAAAAGGTTATGTCTGGGCCTATGCCAGCACACAGTACAATCCAGTTCAGGCAGTGATCTATGACTTTCAAGATAGCCGTTCTGGCCAGCATGCTGAAGACTTCCTGAAAGGCTGGCAGGGTCATTTGGTCTGTGATGATTACAGTGGTTATAAAGCACGCTTTAGATCAGGTCAGGTCATTGAGGTGGGCTGCATGGCACATGCACGTCGTAAATTCCATGAACTACATGTGACCAAGAAAAGTCAGGTCGCTGAACAGGCATTAGTGCTGATTCAGAAATTATATGCGATAGAAGCAGAATTAAGAAAAAAGACGGATGGTACAGCGGAAGCCCGCTGCGAATACCGACAACAGCATAGTCAACCGGTCATGCAACAACTATATGAATGGCTCAACCAACATCAGCTGACGGTGCCATCGAGTTCTCCAACCGCCCGGGCGATCAATTACAGCCTAAAACGTTGGCCAGCCTTAAGCCGCTATCTGGATGATGGCAATCTACCCATTGACAATAACTGGGCAGAGAACTCAATGCGTCCCTGGGCATTGGGCCGTAAGAACTGGTTGTTTGCAGGTTCGCTGCGCAGTGGACAGCGAGCGGCAAATATCATGACTTTAATCCAGTCAGCAAAGCTGAATGGGTTGGATCCGTATGCCTATCTCAGTGATGTGCTGAAAAGGCTGCCGACGCATAAAGCGACCCAAATAGAAGAATTACTGCCACATCGCTGGAAATCCAACTCAAATTAA
- the tnpB gene encoding IS66 family insertion sequence element accessory protein TnpB (TnpB, as the term is used for proteins encoded by IS66 family insertion elements, is considered an accessory protein, since TnpC, encoded by a neighboring gene, is a DDE family transposase.): MIRIDEIWLSTQPLDMRAGMDTVMAQVVRAFGYIKPHCAYLFCNKRGHRMKVLVHDGLGIWLCARRLEQGKFHWAQVHQGESMAISPEQLQALIQGLPWQRIGRQQVVTML; this comes from the coding sequence ATGATCCGCATTGATGAAATCTGGCTTTCTACCCAACCTCTGGATATGCGAGCAGGGATGGATACTGTCATGGCTCAGGTGGTGAGAGCCTTTGGCTACATTAAACCGCATTGTGCTTACCTGTTCTGTAATAAACGTGGCCATCGCATGAAAGTGCTGGTACATGATGGACTGGGCATCTGGCTGTGTGCCAGGCGGCTGGAACAGGGAAAATTCCACTGGGCGCAGGTTCACCAGGGTGAAAGCATGGCGATCAGTCCGGAACAGTTACAGGCACTGATCCAGGGTTTACCTTGGCAGCGCATTGGACGACAGCAGGTGGTCACGATGCTCTAA